In Segatella copri, the DNA window CAATCAAGTGATTCTTTGTCCGAGAACGGTTTTAAGGAAAGCGCTCTGCGAGTTGTGTCCTACTTCAAGGTAAGCAATCCTTCAACAACATTGTGGGGAGACAACTCCAACACCACATTATTCATCGGAACCCCTTCCACCTCTGGCAGCTTCGGTACGGATTTCCCGACCTCGCTCTTCGGTAATGCTTCCATCCGGGGATATGCCCCTGAGCTTATTGTTTTCAGCAGGATGATTACACCCGATGAGCGCAGAAAAGTGGAGAGCTATCTGGCGGTAAAGTACGGCATCACCCTCAAAGGCTCGTATCTTGACAGCGACGGAAACCTGACTTGGGATATGGCGGAGAACCAAGCCTACCACCATAGGGTCACAGCTGTTGGAACCGACATGGCAGGAAGTCTCTCCCAACCGCTTTCCGCAACATCATATGAGGAAAGTCCGGTGTATGCGGCCTTGAAGGAGAACGGAACTTATCATGACGCAAATCCATACAACCCTTCATCCGCCTCCCGTCTGCTTGTCATGGGACGTGAAAACGGCAATCCGATGCCGGACAGAGGCTTCACTTTCTGGGGCGACGATGATGTGGCACTTGCAACATATACCTCACCTACAGATTCCCTGTGGCATGTCATGAAACGTACATGGATGGTCAAGACCAACGTGCCGTCAAAGCCTGACAGTACAGTGGCAAGATGGACTGCGCAAGGATTTGAAGTGTCAAGGAATGGCTTTACTGACAATATCATCCAAGAGAAAGCCGCTTCCGGAGCTTATGCCACGACCCCAGCCCTTGTTGGAGGTGGCGGTGCCTTTGAGTTCACCTGTCCGACAAGTCACCCGACTTTTGACGTTGGCTTCGGAAGCATCGGTGGCAGCACATGCAAGTATGGATTCCGGTTCACCAATGTTGGAGTTGTTTATCCGATCATCAACGGAGCGGTCTCAAATTCATACATCGCCACGGATGTTGACGGAACGGACATCTCCATCCGCAAGGAAGGCAAAAACATCTATCTGCGTGTTGACGGAACAGGAAGTGCGACAAGAGCCATATCCCTTTCGGATGCAACTGACACAGACACAAATGTGGGCATTATCCGAACGGAAGGAGCAGAGTCCGCCTTGAACATGGCAGGCTTGAGGACAGGAGGAATAGATGATGTCGGTTATATGGCAGAGCTGAGCTATGACCTCACACCGGACAGGGAGTTCTCAGACTATTGCCGCAAGCGTACCGTCATGCTCATAGACCCAAGCGGTGAAGGTGATTTCGACATCAACAGCAATAGCAACATAAGATGCTCCAAGCCTGATATGACGAGGGGCAAGACCATATTCCGCAATATCCTATGGGATGCAGACGGAAGCGGAAGCGATGTGTTCACATTCGCCTATTATGACGGCATTTCCTATGATGCCACTCCTACGCCGTCAAGTTGCGAGAATGGAGTTCCACGCAATGACGGGTATATCGACATCGGCATCAACATCGGTACACCAGTCTATTCCTATGTGCTCAGCGTTGACACCGTTGCAGGAAAAGTAAAAGGAGAAACCATTGCCAGAGGAACATTCTTCGGTGACACGCATAGAATCACGAATCTTGCCCCCGGCGCCTATGCGCTGTCCGTATCACAAGGTGGAGGCAACGAGATTTATGCCACTGGCAACGCACTCTACACCTCATACTCACATGACACCAGGACCTATCTGTCTGGCGACATCTCATGGACGGTGAACGATACAAAATCAAACTACCGTGTGGGATTGGAGCCAAGCCTCACGGACGAGATCACCCAATATGGCTTCGACGTGCGGGGCGACAAGGCGCATATCATAACCGGTGGATATACAAGCCTAACCAAATATGTCACCATCAAGCCTGGCGATGTGCTCAGTGTTACAGTCCGCAATATGCAGGTCACATACAAGTTGAACGGACAGACCGTGCATCATGAATATGTCTGGTCACTTCGTGCATGGCGGTTCTGCATCAAGTACGGAAAGGGCGAGACACATATCACAGACCTTACCGTAAACGGTACGCCTGTAACCTCATTCACCACAAGGGGCAACGTGCAGATAGAAACACCCAAGAAGTGTACGACAACGATGACCGTCTATGTCGGCAGCGAGTGTGATGCAAGTATGCCTAACGGAACACAGGCAAGGGAGAACCATGTGGGCAGCTCGGACAGACAGGCTGACAACTCCTTCATTTCTGGAGAAGACGAGGATTTCACTGTCAATGGCAACGGTTCTACGACAGGCATCTACGAGGCTAAACTCACACAGGACAAGCCTGCTGCAGCCACATTGATGGTGTTTGACGTATCAGGCAAACTGGTAGTGTCACGCCAAATGACAGGCGAAAGCGTCAAGCAGGCCGACTTCAAGGTTCCCGCATCGGGTGTGTATGTCGTGAAGGCAATCTCCGAGAATGGGGAGCATACAAGGAAAATCTCAGTAAAGTAACTTAAAGGAAGATACGCATGAAGAATTATATACAGAAGGTGGCGTGGGCATTGGTTTTACTGCTTGCCGCCACACTGTCCCTTTCGGCAAAGGACGGGACAGCCGTGAGAAAACTCTTCAAGAAGGGTGTCTCTGACAGTATCTCCGTAGGAGGTAGCAAACTGGTCGTTCTTCAGAAAGACCTCATTCGGAACAGAAGCCTTTCCGTGAACTCTATCGGAGAGGAGAATGTTCCTGAGCTTGACTTTGCCATGACCAACGTCACGGCAGGAGGACATGGCTACCGTTTTCTCCCTCACGGAACCCATTTCACAGGCGAGGGTGCGACAGTCAAGATAAAGTATGACCGCACGAGAATACCAAGCGGCTATACCGAGGACGACATCCGTACCTATTACTACGACCCGGCCGAGAAGCATTGGGTTGCGTTGGAACGTGTGCGTGTGGACAAGAAGGAAGAGTGTGTCGTTTCAAAGACGACCCACTTCACCGACATGATTAACGGTGTGATACAGGCCCCGGAGTCACCGCAGACCGAAGGCTTTGCCCCGACGATGATGAACGACATCAAGGCGGCTGACCCGACGGCGAAGCTCAATGTCATTGCGCCTCCAAGCGCAAACAACCGTGGCTCTGCCAACCTGCAGTATCCGTTCGAGATGCCGCCAGCACGAAACGGTATGCAGCCAAGCCTTGGCTTGCAGTACAGCAGCGAGGGCGGTAGCGGTTGGCTTGGCGAGGGTTGGAACGTCAGCGTGCCAAGCATTACGCTTGACACCCGGTGGGGCGTGCCTCGTTATGACATGTCAAAAGAGACGGAGACTTATCTCTTGTCCGGTTCAATGCTCTCCACTATGGATGACAACGGACAGATGGGAGTTGCACACCGTGGCGAGAAGATGAACAGAAAGGCTGACCGCCAGTTCTACACCCGCCAAGGCGGTGATTTCAGCCGTATCATCCGCAAGGGTGACAGTCCTGCCAACTATTATTGGGAGGTTACAGACAAGCAGGGTGTCAAGTACATCTATGGTGGTGACGGAGCTGTTGTAAAGGGCAATGTCACCGATGCTTCGGGCAATACCCGTGAGGTGATTGCCGAATGGAAGCTGAAACGTGTCGAGGAACTCCACGGTGACTATATAGAATATGTGTATGACATCGTGGATGAGGATGTGCGTGGCGGCTTGAAGGCCAAGGCTGCATATCTGAAGGAGGTTCACGCAGGTAATGCAGGACAGGAACCGCACACCGTTGTACTCTTTGATGGCAACAAGGTAAAGCAGGTAAAGACCAACAATGCCCGCTATGGATTCCTCGCCTCCTCCAACAAGCTGTTGGAGAAAGTGACTGTGAATTTCCAGGGCGAGACCCTGCGCAGCTATGCCTTCGACTATAAGGAAGGGGCTTTCCACAAGGAAATGCTCACTGGTGTCAGACAGTATGACAACAACGGCAAGGAGGTCTCCTTCCAAAACTTCGACTACTATGATGACGTACAGGCAGACAAGGGCTATGTTCCTTTCAAGGATGATTCCGAAAAATGGAACACCCATGATGATGGACTTGACGCAGGGTTCATCAATCCGTTAAAGGCTGTCAGCAAGCGTTTCAGCGACAAGCCAACTGCACTTGGCGGAACGACAAGCTCTTCCGTGAGCGGTTCGTTCTATGCAGGTGTGGGTGTCGTGGACGGAAGTCCTTGGAAAAGCAATACCGTGGGTGGCTCTTACAGCTATTCAAGCGACACGAGCAAGGGACTTTCCGCACTCGTTGACTTGAACGGTGACGGACTTCCTGACAAGGTGTACAAGTCCGGTGGTTCTGTTTATTATCGTCCACAGATTAAGACAGACAACGGAGAAGTCGTATATGGTGAGCCTATCAAGGTAAAGGGCATCAGTAACTTCTCGACAACCAAAAGTTCTACCAACACTTTCGGTGCGAATGCCGTTGTCGGTTGGGATGTCCTGACTGCCGTTGTCGGAACGGACAAGTCAACCACTAAGACAAAGACCACTCAGTATTTCAGCGACATCAATGGTGACGGACTTGTTGACCTCGTTTCCAATGGCAAGGTCTATTTCAACCACTTGGAGTTTGACGGATCTGGCAATGCCGTGCCTACATTTACATTGAGCAGTGCCGACACGCCAAGCCCAATCATCTATGGTGGCAAGGTTGACACTTCCGTCATGGAGGTCAGTAAGGATGAGCAGGCGGAAGCCATCAAGAACTCACCGATGGAGGACATAGTGCGTGTTTGGCAGGCTCCAAAGGACGGAACTGTCAGCGTAACTGGTCAAGTTAGCCTCATTGCACCAACAGATGACTATGATGCTGACGAGTATCAGAAGGCAGACGGCGTAAGAATTGCCATCCAAAAGGGAGGCAATGAACTTTGGAACAAGACGATAGCCAAGGGTGACAACAGTCCATACAGCGCAGCCGTATCATCTGTTGCCGTCAAGCGTGGTGACAGAATCTATTTCCGTGTCCAGTCTGGCTCTGAGGAAACAAGCAACGGCTCATTTGATAAGGTGAATTGGTCACCTACCATTACTTACGCTGGCGAGTCAAATATCTTGCCTAACGGGCTTTCTTCAACAGAGTACAAGCCTGAGGATGGTGCCATCTATGATGTGAACACCTCCGCTAATGTGGAGAATGGTTCAAGCGTGGAAGTTCGCAGTGCCTTCCACAAGCCTGTAACAACCGACGATGTTGTTCTCAGCATCATCGGCAGCAATGAAAAGAAAGATAGTGACGGGAACGACAACCCGAACTATATCGAGAAGACTGTCTTTGCTCGTACACTGAAGGCTAATGAGACTTTCAATGGCGATTCACTCAACATCAGTCTGGAGAATACAGAAAAACTGACCAATTTCAGCTTTGAGATTTCATCCACCTCAAATGTTGATTGGAAGAATATAGGTTGGCAAGCGTCCGTAACTTACAAGGATTCTGCCAATGTTGAGCATACCATGGCAGTTCCTGCACATTACAAGACTTTCGCAAAAGCCTTGGCAGAGGGCAAGCCATACTTGACCACTGCGACTGATACCGTTCTGGTTGTGTCGCCAGTGCTTACCCTTTCTGACAATTCCATCAATGGCCAGGTTACTTTGACCGCCAAGACAGAGGATGCACTCATCGGCAAGAAGTCTTTCAATATCGAGAATGGCATCTTGAAAGCCGATACTCTGCGATTTGCAGCGACCGTAGGAAAGAAGATATGGTTTGAATACAGCTATCCGGCAGCAATCTCTAATGAAACTGTTACTTCAGCCTCTGTTTCCATTCTGAAAGATGCGGCAGGTCTCGTAACAGAGAATGTGCTTGCAGGATTCTATGCAGAGAATGACAATCTTGGCTTCGGTATGCTTTACCGTGGCTGGGGAGGTTTTGTCTATAACTCGGCAGAGGGCAGATATGCAAAGCCTATTGACGAGTCCTTGCTGAAATTGCCTGAAAACGAGAACGACAAGGTTGACCCTCTCACGATGGCATTCACTCCATTGGGTACAGACCAGACTTCTATGGACAAGTGGGTCGGTCAGCGACAGGACATCTATCTTACTGCAACCGAGGCAAGCACAGCACGACTGACCGAGCAGGATGTTCTTCTCTCCAATCCGTTGGAGAACGATACCGAGGTAGCAGGACTTGCAGGTGAATATTTGCAGGGTACTGGTGCTGCGGCAGTAAGCCAAGTGATGTCCAGCAAGAGCACGGTAGTGCAAGGCGGTGCGCTTGGTATCACACACAACGATGCGAGCGGTAGTGCCAAGACAGAGGTCACCATGATGGACATGAATGGTGATGGTTTCCCGGACATCATCGCTGGTGGTACGATTCAATACACCAACTCTCTTGGTGGACTGAGCGGCGAAATCTATAAGGGCATCGGCTCCAGCAACTCCGACAACGCTTCACAGGCATGGGGATATGGCGGTAACCCTGTGGCTTCAGCGTCAAGCATCACAAATCTAATCTCCAAGGGCAAAGCAACCATACTGAACCAGCAGACTGCATGGCTGGCTCAATTCTCCATTTCTGGCAGTGCGCCAAAGAATACGGATGAGGCAGTTGAATCTTTCATTGACATCAATGGCGATGGACTTCCCGACAAGATTCTTTCAGACAAGAAAGTAAAACTGAACCTTGGCTATGCCTTCACTGAGCCTGTTGACTGGGTGCTGGACCGCATCCAAGGCGGTAAGTCTCTTTCCTATAATTTTGGTGCAGGTGCAGGGGAAGATTTTGGTTGGGGAACTACCCAAAATAAGAGCACAAAGCAGTCGATAAACAAGGCCTCCGGCAGTTTCTCAGCAGGCTTTGGCATCGTAACCTCTGAAAGTGAGGAGGAATACAATCTTATCGACATCAACTCTGACGGTCTCCCAGATAAGGTCTGGAAGAATGGTGACGGTATCACTGTTGCCCTTAATACAGGCAATGGCTTTGACGAGCCTATCAGTTGGAAGGGTGCAAGTGCGCTTAGTGAATCAGCCTCTACATCAGAGTCTGCAAATGCAGCGTTCACTTTGACCATCAACATTCCTGTCATAAGCATCAAGATTTCAACCAACCCTGGTGCTTCCACCTCACATAGCATCAACCGCCCTACATATTCTTTGCAGGATGTGGACGGTGACGGCTATCTTGACATCGTTGAGTCTGAGAAGGAAAGCGAGTTAAAGGTTACACGCTCTGCCATTGGCAGGACAAACATGTTAAAGTCTGTCACCAACTCCTTGGGCGGCACTTTCACACTCGACTATGCGCATACCACTCCTACCTACGGACTTCCTGGTGGCAAGTGGGTAATGTCTGCCCTTACCGTTGATGATGGTATCCATGACGATGGACCTGTAATGACTACCGCCTTTGAGTACAAGGACGGCAAGCGTGACCGCCATGAACGTGAGTTCCTCGGTTTCGGTGAGGTCATCACCAAAAACCTTGACACGGAGAAAGGCAATTCTGTTTACAGACAGGCTGTTGAGAACTACGATGTTGCCAACTACTACACGCAGGGCAATGTTACTGCTACTTCCGTGGAGGATGCCAACGGCAACAAATACACGGAGACAAAGAATCGCTACGACAGTTACTATCTGACTGCCGACGGTGACAAGTACATGTTCGCAAAGCGTGACGTGAATCTTTGGAGTGACCGTGCATCTGCATTCGTACCTCTCCGCTATACGGCAAATTTGCAGTATGAGGGAGCGGCAAACGGTGTGGTTACATCTGAGGCATGGAACGAGTACTACCTCAATGGCTATCATGGTGAGTTGAAGTCCTACAAGTACAGCGACAAGGGAAGCCTTGGCGAGGACGGAAACGGAAAGTTTGACTATGCAACCGCCATTAAATACACGGACAATGCAGCGAAGCATATCTTCGGACTTCCAATAGATGTTACGGTGACTGGCGGTGACGGCTCGATTTACCACCATGTGACGGCAAAGTACAACACCAACTATGCCAACCACATCACCCAGATTACGCAACAGTTGAATGACGGTGCGGCAGTTACTGATTACAAGTACGACTCTTACGGCAACATCATCCAGAAGACCCTCCCTGCCAACGGCAAGGGACAGCGCATGTGGTACAAGTACCGCTATGAGCCGGAAATGAACATGTATGTGGAGCGTATTGACGATGCGTGGGGCTACCGCAGCGAGCAAGGCAATTTTGACTATCGCTATGGTATAGCCAAGGAGCATCGTGACCTCAACAACTTCTACTATGAGACTGATGTTGACGACCTCGGTCGCATTACTGGCGTGCGTGGTCCAAATGAGTTGGCTACGGGCGTGCCTTATGCCATCGCCTTTGAATATCAGCCTTTGGCTACCTTTGGTGAGAGTGGCATTACCGCTCCTGCATACGCAGTGACCAAGCACTACGACATCCAGCACCCTAACGATGATTTGGAGACCGTTACATTCGTTGACGGTTTCGGAAGAGCCGTGCAGGTGAAGAAGGACGGTGTTGTGACAAGTGCATCCAAGGGAAACTCTGCCAAGGATGAGAACGTGATGATAGTCAGCGGAAGAAACATGTATGATGCTTTCGGACGTGTGGCAAAGGCCTTCTATCCTACAACGGAAGGAACTGGATCGAAGTCCACATTCAACAAGTCATTTGACAATGTATCTCCAACGGTTACTGTTTATGACGTGCTCGACCGTGCTACCTCAGTGACATTGCCGGACAACTCTACGACAACTACGGCCTATACTGTTGACAACGGCAGCCATGCACTTGTTACAACCGTAACAGACGCACTCCATAATGTGCAGGCTACCCATACCAATGGCAGTGGCAAGACCTTGAAGACCATCCAGAAGAGCGGTCCTGACGGTGAGATTACCACCTCGTTTGAGTATGACGGCATACAGCGCCTTGTCCGTGTCACCGACACGGAGGGCAATGTAACGACCTCTACTTACGACATGGGTGACCGCCGTACTGAGGTGAACCATCCTGCAAGCGGCATCACAAGTTTCACTTATGATGCGCTCGGCAATGTGCTGACCAAGCAGACTGCCAACCTTGCAAAGGAAGGCAAGTTCATCACCTACGATTACGACTATCAGCGTCTGACGGGTATCAACTATCCTGACCACCCGGAGAATAACGTGAAGTATTACTATGGTGGTCGCAACGCTTCTCAGAACCGTATTGGCAGATTGATGCTCCGTGAGGACGGAACGGGTGCCATTGAATACTTCTATGGCAAGATGGGTGAAGTAACAAAGACCCGCCGCACGCTGATTGTGCCTAACCAGGCGATAGCAACCTACGTGACGCAATGGACTTATGACAGCCACAACCGTCTGTTGGAGATGATCTATCCTGATGAGGAGAAGATTACCTATTCTTACAACCTCGGAGGTCAGCTTGAGAAGGTTCATGGCTACAAGTCATACGGCTACGATTATGTGAGCAAGATCGGCTATGACAAGTTTGAGCAGCGCACATATTTGAAGTATTGCAACGGTGCGGAGACTTTCTACACCTATGATCCTCAGCGTCGCAGATTGCAGAACCTCACCGTGAACAGTGGTGGCAATACCATCATGGACAATGCCTACACTTACGATGCGGTGAGCAATGTGCTCAGCGTGATAAATGGTGCATCAGTGCCACAGAGTGGCAAGGCTGGCGGGCAGATGGCGCATACCTATACATACGATGCCCTCTATCGTCTTGTCAGTGCAACTGGTACTTATACAGGTGCGGACAACAAGACTGCAAACTACACGCTTGCAATGGGCTATGATAACATGCACCGTATCACTTCGAAGCGTCAGATTCTCACGCAGAACAATGTGCAGTTTGATGGTACGCTCAACGCTGGTTATGACCTTACTTATACATACGGCACAGACACTGGTAAGAAATTCCAGCTTGCTAACGTGAAGGATGTGAACTACCGCACGGAGGAGACACCTTCAGAAAGCGAGAATGTGAACAACAATCATGCCTACGAGTATGATGCCAACGGCAACCTCGTTTATGTTAACACAAGCCGTACCAAGAAGGATGGCATGGCTGACGAGAAGACCGCAGAGCGTAAACTCAAATGGGATGAGGAGAACCGTCTTCTTGCTTCTGACGACAATGGATTTGTTACTAACTATTGGTATGACGCTGACGGCGAGCGCACGGTGAAGACTTCTGGCGAGAGTGACCAAGTTTATGTGAACTCAGAGTTTGCTGGAGGTCGCACGAACACCGCCAAGTTCTCACTCTATGTATCACCTTATCTCGTTGCCAACCAAGGCGGACGCTATACCAAGCACATCTATATCGGTAGTCAGCGAGTCGTTTCCAAGATTGGTGACTTCGACTCTTACGGTTCAGACCCACGCCGCATCCAGTATGCAGGTAGTGAGACTGATGGCCTTTCTGTTGATTATAAAGCTAAATATACCGAACAGTTGCAGGTTATCAAGGATAATTATGCAACCTTTGCTGTGCCGTACAATGGTGAGGACAACAACGACTATGTCGATGGCAAGGGCTTCTGCTGCAATGACGGCAGCTTGGAGGCAGCGCAGTCACGTGTAATGGCAAGAGCAATGAAGAACAACTTCCAAGAAGGCGACTCATACGAGAAGATGCAGTTCTACTACCACCCAGACCATTTGGGCAGCAGTAGTTACATCACCAACCTTGATGGCGAGGTGGTACAGCATATCGAGTATGTTCCTTTCGGTGAAGTGTTCATTGAGGAGCGCAACAACATCTGGAATACGCCTTATCTTTTCAATGCGAAGGAATTCGATGAAGAGACGGGGTTGTATTACTATGGAGCGAGGTATTATGACCCGAGGTTGAGTTTGTGGATTTCTACGGATGCATTAAAGGAAAAAACTCCAAATGTATCACCGTATATTTATACAGATAACAATCCCATCATATATATAGATCCTGATGGAAATTTCAGATGGAAAGCTTTAGCTGAAGCCTCGCGTAAATGGTACAATCTATGGCACAAGAACAAAGCTTCTGAAGTAATTGAGAACAGAGATACAAAGAATCCTATTCTTAGATATTCTTATCAGGTATGTTCTTATGAAAATGGTGAATTTGTTGTAACTCTTCATTACAAAGTCGGTAAAGAATTTGTCAATGCAGCCCAGAATGTCGGAGATGCTGCTGCTATAGCTGGCTATGCATTAACACTGTCTGTTGCTGGTGCTGAAGTTGGTGTACCTTTGGCTGGTATTGGAAACACAATTTCTGGTGCTGCAGGTATTACAGGAATGCTCATTGATGCAGTAAATGATGATTGGGCTGATGTGCTTAAGAGTGGTCTTTTTGTACTTATTGACAAAGCAACAGGAAAATTATTTCATAAATATTTGCCTAGTCATGACAAAAAAATCGGTGAAGAAGGTTTTGACTTAGGAACTGAAATATTAGATCAAAGTCGCCAACTTAAAATCTCTGGAGCTGAAAAAATCACCGATAAGGTAATAGAAGAAAAGGACTCAGAAAATAATAATAATACAAAAGATAATAATACAAAAGATAATAAATAATGGATACGATACCTCTATGGTGCATAATATTTATTAATTGCATAACGCTCTTGAGTAGTGTATGGATACTTATATATTTATACAGAAATAGAAGTAAAAAAAGTTTTTCCACATATATATATGGAATAGCTTCATTGATAGGACTGTTCTTAGGTGTGATAAGTTTTTTTTATTACATCTGTCATGCATTTTGTGCAATATTATTTGGTATAGAAATATTTATTGATACATATATGGAACAGAAAAAGAATCCTGTTAATAGGACTTATTTCAAAATAACAATTCCTCATCCTTCAGTTCTTAAGGGATACTATGGCGGTATTGGTTTTATGTTCTATGGGATAATGGTGATATTATATTACATGATATAATGCATGTTTTAAAGTAAACAGTTGAGCAGAAGGGGATACAGAAATTACAGGTATCTTCCTTCTGCTCTATAAATAAAAGACTCGTTTATCACATAAATACGATTCAAAAATCTGATGTTTTTTAGCATAATGCTATAAAAAGGAATCGTTTGAGTTGTTATAAGATAGCAAACCTGATTATGAAATATTGAAAGTCTTACGGCTATGACTACGTGAACAGTATCGGCTATGACAAATTCGAGCAGCGCACCAACCTGAAGTACTGCAACGGTGCGGAGACTTTCTACACCTACGAACCCGCACGCCGCAGGCTGCAGAACCTGACGGTCAACGCAGGCGGCAAGTCCATCATGGACAATGCCTATGCCTACGATGCCGTAAGCAACGTGCTCAGCGTTGCCAACAAGGCCGCACTTCCCGAAAGCGGAAAGGCGGGCGGACAGATGGCGCATGCCTATACGTATGACGCACTCTACCGCCTGGCAAGTGCCACGGGAACTTATGCTGGAGCGGACAGCAAGACCGCTTCCTATCGGCTGGAGATGGGCTACGACAACATGCACCGCATTGTGTCGAAGAAGCAGCATTTCACGCAGCAGGGCGTGCAGTTCGACGGAACGCTCCATGTGGGCTATGACCTGGCCTATACCTACGGCAAGACTGAGGGCAAAAAGTTCCTGCTCGCAGAAGTGAAGGATGCGAACTACCGCACGGAAGAGAATCCGAATTCCGTGGCCAAGGTGGACAACAACCATACTTACACTTACGATGCCAATGGTAACCTGGTCTATGTCAATACAAGCCGTACAAAGAAGGATGGCATGGCTGACGAGAAGACCGCAGAGCGCAAACTCAAATGGGATGAGGAGAACCGTCTCCTTGCTTCTGATGATAACGGCTTTGTGACCAACTATTGGTATGACGCAGACGGAGAACGCACGGTGAAGACATCGGGCGAGAGTGACCAAGTCTATGTGAACTCTGAGTTTGCAGGAGGCCGCACGAACACCGCCAAGTTCTCATTGTATGTATCTCCTTACCTCGTTGCCAACCAAGGCGGACGCTATACAAAGCATATCTATATAGGTAGTCAGCGTGTCGTTTCCAAGATTGGTGACTTCGATTCTTACGGATCAGACCCACGCCGCATCCAGTATGCAGGTAGTGAGACTGATGGCTTGTCTGTTGATTATAAGGTTAAATATACTCAGCAGTTGCAGGTTATCAAGGATAATTATGCAACCTTTGCAGTGCCGTACAATGGCGAGGACAACAACGATTATGTCGATGGTAAGGGCTTCTGCTGCAATGACGGCAGCTTGGAGGCTGCGCAGGCACGTGTTATGGCAAGAGCAATGAAGAACAATTTCCAAGAAGGTGACGCATACGAGAAGATGCAGTTCTACTACCACCCAGACCACTTGGGTAGCAGTAGTTACATCACCAACCTTGACGGCGAGGTGGTGCAGCATATTGAATATGTTCCTTTCGGTGAAGTGTTCGTTGAGGAGCGCAATAACATCTGGAATACGCCTTATCTTTTCAATGCGAAGGAATTCGATGAGGAAACGGGATTGTATTACTATGGGGCAAGATACTATGACCCAAGGGTGAGTTTGTGGACGACTACAGACCCTTTGGAAGAAGAATATCCAAACATTACAACATATGGATTTTGTCATAATAACCCCGTTGTTTTAGTTGACCCTGATGGCATGGGGGATTATTATAATAAGGCTGGAAGATGGTTAGGTAATGATGGAAGAAAAGATAATATTGCCTATCTCGCAGACGCTGTGTCTAAAGACAAAGCTGGAAGAAATCATTTTCAAAATGCAAATGTCTTAAGTCTGAAAAACAGTGAATTAAATATATTCGCTAATACCGTTGCCCAAGAGTCATCTGGTAATAAAATCGAATCTTTTGCATTAGCAAGTGCTATAAAGAACCTTGCAGACTATAAGGGAAAAA includes these proteins:
- a CDS encoding T9SS type A sorting domain-containing protein produces the protein MRKFTSLLLLGFAIGSFAQTPGGVSGSELWFKTAPLNSDLQGYYRWQDFSGDSIRLMLLDSRGVKSELTLPNSSVHYFNFNPSLWLADGFRSLSAKLKHGNLSQATVIGVFSPELATIGKDMVVYALDGRKGDGAILSKDKAVRGRGVEPLDYGSASGEDLLYQSSDSLSENGFKESALRVVSYFKVSNPSTTLWGDNSNTTLFIGTPSTSGSFGTDFPTSLFGNASIRGYAPELIVFSRMITPDERRKVESYLAVKYGITLKGSYLDSDGNLTWDMAENQAYHHRVTAVGTDMAGSLSQPLSATSYEESPVYAALKENGTYHDANPYNPSSASRLLVMGRENGNPMPDRGFTFWGDDDVALATYTSPTDSLWHVMKRTWMVKTNVPSKPDSTVARWTAQGFEVSRNGFTDNIIQEKAASGAYATTPALVGGGGAFEFTCPTSHPTFDVGFGSIGGSTCKYGFRFTNVGVVYPIINGAVSNSYIATDVDGTDISIRKEGKNIYLRVDGTGSATRAISLSDATDTDTNVGIIRTEGAESALNMAGLRTGGIDDVGYMAELSYDLTPDREFSDYCRKRTVMLIDPSGEGDFDINSNSNIRCSKPDMTRGKTIFRNILWDADGSGSDVFTFAYYDGISYDATPTPSSCENGVPRNDGYIDIGINIGTPVYSYVLSVDTVAGKVKGETIARGTFFGDTHRITNLAPGAYALSVSQGGGNEIYATGNALYTSYSHDTRTYLSGDISWTVNDTKSNYRVGLEPSLTDEITQYGFDVRGDKAHIITGGYTSLTKYVTIKPGDVLSVTVRNMQVTYKLNGQTVHHEYVWSLRAWRFCIKYGKGETHITDLTVNGTPVTSFTTRGNVQIETPKKCTTTMTVYVGSECDASMPNGTQARENHVGSSDRQADNSFISGEDEDFTVNGNGSTTGIYEAKLTQDKPAAATLMVFDVSGKLVVSRQMTGESVKQADFKVPASGVYVVKAISENGEHTRKISVK